In Tumebacillus amylolyticus, the genomic stretch CGCATTCCCAAGGCGGGATGTTGATGAAAAGTTATTTGCTCGCCCACCCGGAGATGGCTCCGAAAATCAACCACTATGTCACGATGGGCACGCCGTATCTCGGCGCCGCACTCGCAGCCCGCGCCACCTCGCAAAAATTGGGCGGCTACAATTTCTCCCTGTCCGGCCTGATCGACAACTCCACCGGCTACACGATCGCCAAGGAATCGCCCGCCGTCTACCACCTCGCTCCGTCCTACCGCTACGAACAACTGATGTTCTCCACCTATGGCCGCGGTACGATCAACTCCACGAACAGCCCGACCTACACGCCGACCAATCCCACCCAAGGCTACTTCACCCAACTTCGCAACTTCGAAACGGACAAGTCCCTTTTTGACTACTCTTCGCAAAAACATACCGCGTGGGACACGACCGTACCGAACGTCGCCAAACGCTATGCGATCGTCAGTGACAGTGTGAGCACCGAAGTGGCGTACAATTACAACTACTGCTCGTCCTGCTGGTTCAGCGATCCGAACCAAGTGGACTACATCATGAAAGCGGGCGACGGCACCGTGCCGCTGATTTCGGCGCAGAACCCGGGAGACGCCAACACGCAGATGTACTACGTTCACGCAGGCTCCCAAGGCGCGGCCGTCGATCACATGGGTCTCGTCAAGGACGACAACGTCATCTCCAAAGTCCTCTCGATTCTCCAAGACTACCCGAACGCGCCGGTCACAGGCATCGACAGCACGCCGAACACCGCGTTGAACACCAAATCTCTCACCGCCTACTCGCTGACTTCCACCCCAGAAGAGTTCAACGCGACCGTCACCCTCACCAACGCATCCGGCAAAAAAGAAACCGTCAAGATCAAAAACGGCAAATTCACCACTTCAAGCTCGGACGCCTCAACGAGTTTGATCATCCGCACGGGCAACGTCACAGACAGCCAAACCGGACGCGAACTGTTCAACGTCCAACTGTTTGTCCCGTCCGACTTGGCGTCCGACTTCGAGATCGTGCCGGACCAAGATATGTCGCTGTCCCTTCGCACCTACCAAACGGGAGCTGACGGTGTCAAAAACAAAATGGACCTCGGCAACTACTCGCACACAGCGAAGCAATCCCTGAAAGTCAAACACCGCAACGGCCACGGCACCCTCCAATAAGGAGGACTTCCGTCCTCGAAGGGGAACAATAAAAGGAAAAGAACCCCACTCACGAGGAGGAACCTCATTCCATGCCAAGCGCACATGAAATTGATTACAAGATTCACGGCGACGACATGCAGTTCGTCGAGATCGAACTCGACCCGCAAGAAAGCGTCGTTGCAGAAGCAGGCTCTCTGATGATGATGGAGGACGGCATTCAGATGGAGACGATCTTCGGTGACGGCTCCGGTTCCGGCGGCAAAGGTTTCATGGGCAAACTGTTCGGCGCAGGCAAACGCCTGTTGACGGGGGAGAGCTTGTTCATGACCGTCTTCACCAACGGTCGTCCGGGCAAAAACCACGTCTCGTTCGCCGCTCCGTATCCGGGCAAGATCATCCCGATGGACCTCGCAGCTCTGGGCGGCAAGATCGTTTGCCAAAAAGACGCGTTCCTCTGCGCCGCGAAGGGCGTCTCTGTCGGCATCGAGTTTCAACGCAAGATCGGCGTTGGCTTTTTCGGCGGCGAAGGCTTCATCATGCAAAAGCTCGAAGGCGACGGTCTCGCGTTCGTTCATGCGGGCGGCACGATCTACGAGCGCGAGTTGCAACCGGGTGAAGTTCTGCGCATCGACACCGGCTGTTTGGTGGCGTTCACGCAAAGCGTTTCCTATGACATCGAGTTCGTCGGCGGCGTGAAAACCGCGATGTTCGGCGGGGAAGGCCTGTTCTTCGCCGCACTGCGCGGTCCGGGCAAAGTCTGGGTCCAATCGCTCCCGTTCTCGCGCCTCGCTTCCCGCGTCTTTGCCGCCGCTCCGCAAAACGGCGGTCGTCGTGAGGAAGGCAGCATCTTGGGGACGCTCGGGAATCTGTTCGAAGACTAAGACCATTCACCCACGAAAAAAAAGGGAATCCGCCGCCAGGGCAGATTCCCTTTTTCTTATTCCATGTCGTCCGTCGGCACGAAATAGTCGTTCTTGCGATACGCCAAGCAGTCCAAGTTCGAGATCAGCTCGCCGTTGGCTTCCACTTTGATTCGGTACCACGCCGTGCGGTTGTTTTTCTTCTCCTCCACGGCGGTCGCTCGAAGGATGTCGCCCTTGACGCTGCCTGCGAGGAATCCGATGTTCGCGTTGAGGCCGACCGAAGTTTTTCCATAGGAGTTGCAAGCCACCGCAAACACAAAGTCTGCCAGCGAAAAAATCACGCCGCCATGCGTCGTTCCGTGCGCGTTCAGCATGTTCTCCGTCACGACCATCTCGGCGATGGCGAGACCCGGTCCGACTTCTACTAATTGAATGCCAAGAAACTGTGCAAACGCGTCTTGCTTCAACTTGTCCGTAATTTCCTCATAGTGCTTCTTATGAAGTTCCAGTTCGTTCGGGTACTTGCTCATATCGGCGTGTCCTCCCTGTAGATCGTTGCTCTCACTATAGCGATCTCTGGGTTTAACTGTCAATTCACTTTTTTGAACATCCAAGCAGGAATTGGCCTCGTCGGGCTTGAAGTCTACATAATAACAGAAAGGGGGACGAGCGTTCCCATGAAGCTATTGTTTCTGACTGATACCCACATCCGCGCGAGTTCCCCGCAGAACCGTACGGATGATTTTGTTGCGACATTGAAGGCGAAGTTTCGCGAAGTGAATGAGATCGCCAAGCGTGAAGGTGTGCAGGCGATCTTGCACGGCGGCGATTTGTTTGATATCCCAAGCCCGTCGCTGGCCGTCTGTGGCGATTTTGTCCAGATCATGGGCGAGGCGGGCGTGCCGACGTATGGCATTGCGGGCAACCATGATGTGTTTGGGCACAACCCTGACACTCTGCCGCGCACGATGCTCGGTTTTCTCGACCGCATTGGAATTTATCGTTTGATTCATCCGGGCAACCCGCTGTTCCTCGAACACGGCGGGATGAAAGTCCAAGTGTCGGGCCAGCACTACCATTACGACCTCGACCGCCGCGACCCGCGTCTCGATTATTGCGTGGACCGCGTCGAGGCGGACTTTGGCATTCATTTGGTGCATGGGATGCTCATGGACCGTGCGTTTATGGACGGAGTGGCGCATACGCGGGTCGATCAGATCGTCGACACGGCCGCGCATCTGACGCTTTGCGGGCATAACCATCTGGGGTGGCCGGAAGTGAAGCACAACGGCAAGATTTTTTACAACCCCGGAGGTTTCGTGCGACTCTCGAACCATCCGTCCGACGCGCAGCGCCGCCCGCAAGTCCTCATCCTCGACTTCACGAGCGGTGAACTGGTGATCAAAAAGATCAGACTCAAATCGGCTCTGCCCGGCGACGAAGTTCTCGACCGCAGTCAGAACGAAGAAGCGGCGTTTGCCGCGCAACGGTTGGCCGATTTTGTACAAGGAATCAAAGCGGCGGGCGACTACAAAGTGATCGACATCGGCGCGATCATCGACGAAATTGCCGGACGTGAGGGCTTGCCCGGCGACGTCCGCGAAGAAGCGATGAACCGCATCGCCTCCGCCCAAGAACGTCTCGCCGTGGGGGAGACCAAACGATGAGCCAAAAAACCATCCGCAACCTCCGCATCGAAAATTTTCAATCGCATGAACTGACGGAGATGGCGTTCGACGACGGCTTGAACGTCATCGTCGGCGCATCCGACCAAGGCAAATCGGCGATCATTCGTGCGTTGCGCTGGCTGTTGTTCAACGAGCCGCGCGGCGCCGACTTCATCCGCGTCGGAGCGTCCCAATGCCGCGTCACCATCGAATTGGCGGACGGAGCTCGCGTAACTCGTGAACGCACGCCGTCGAAGAACCGCTACATCGTCGTAAGCGCCGAGGGCGAAGAGCAGATCTACGAAGGCTTCGGCAACTCCGTACCTCGTGAAGTCAGCGATGTCACCGGCGTTGCGAAGATCATGTTAGATGAAGACACGGAGACCGTTCTGCATCTGGGGACGCAGTTGGAGCCTCCCTTTTTGCTTTCGGAAACAGGCTCGATCAAAGCGAAAGCCA encodes the following:
- a CDS encoding metallophosphoesterase family protein is translated as MKLLFLTDTHIRASSPQNRTDDFVATLKAKFREVNEIAKREGVQAILHGGDLFDIPSPSLAVCGDFVQIMGEAGVPTYGIAGNHDVFGHNPDTLPRTMLGFLDRIGIYRLIHPGNPLFLEHGGMKVQVSGQHYHYDLDRRDPRLDYCVDRVEADFGIHLVHGMLMDRAFMDGVAHTRVDQIVDTAAHLTLCGHNHLGWPEVKHNGKIFYNPGGFVRLSNHPSDAQRRPQVLILDFTSGELVIKKIRLKSALPGDEVLDRSQNEEAAFAAQRLADFVQGIKAAGDYKVIDIGAIIDEIAGREGLPGDVREEAMNRIASAQERLAVGETKR
- a CDS encoding TIGR00266 family protein, giving the protein MPSAHEIDYKIHGDDMQFVEIELDPQESVVAEAGSLMMMEDGIQMETIFGDGSGSGGKGFMGKLFGAGKRLLTGESLFMTVFTNGRPGKNHVSFAAPYPGKIIPMDLAALGGKIVCQKDAFLCAAKGVSVGIEFQRKIGVGFFGGEGFIMQKLEGDGLAFVHAGGTIYERELQPGEVLRIDTGCLVAFTQSVSYDIEFVGGVKTAMFGGEGLFFAALRGPGKVWVQSLPFSRLASRVFAAAPQNGGRREEGSILGTLGNLFED
- a CDS encoding lipase/acyltransferase domain-containing protein, producing MKTAKTKLTALIAIAAISTTAWMMPATQASAATKSPVILFPGIGGSQLWGIPNGYNNDSGNGSDVVWVDKATDHFSTDVLVNDEELKYNLELKHNPNSTSVTDMIPTHSDVRIWPLTDNYGLTGISHLDADSWDLTAYYQHMIERMQASGYVPGVTLFGFPHDWRQDYDKSFDQITATINQALQASGASSVDIVAHSQGGMLMKSYLLAHPEMAPKINHYVTMGTPYLGAALAARATSQKLGGYNFSLSGLIDNSTGYTIAKESPAVYHLAPSYRYEQLMFSTYGRGTINSTNSPTYTPTNPTQGYFTQLRNFETDKSLFDYSSQKHTAWDTTVPNVAKRYAIVSDSVSTEVAYNYNYCSSCWFSDPNQVDYIMKAGDGTVPLISAQNPGDANTQMYYVHAGSQGAAVDHMGLVKDDNVISKVLSILQDYPNAPVTGIDSTPNTALNTKSLTAYSLTSTPEEFNATVTLTNASGKKETVKIKNGKFTTSSSDASTSLIIRTGNVTDSQTGRELFNVQLFVPSDLASDFEIVPDQDMSLSLRTYQTGADGVKNKMDLGNYSHTAKQSLKVKHRNGHGTLQ
- a CDS encoding PaaI family thioesterase, coding for MSKYPNELELHKKHYEEITDKLKQDAFAQFLGIQLVEVGPGLAIAEMVVTENMLNAHGTTHGGVIFSLADFVFAVACNSYGKTSVGLNANIGFLAGSVKGDILRATAVEEKKNNRTAWYRIKVEANGELISNLDCLAYRKNDYFVPTDDME